In one window of Ovis aries strain OAR_USU_Benz2616 breed Rambouillet chromosome 5, ARS-UI_Ramb_v3.0, whole genome shotgun sequence DNA:
- the KLHL26 gene encoding kelch-like protein 26 isoform X2, with translation MAESGGSGGAGGGGFGAGPGPERPSSMADKNGALKCTFSAPGHSTSLLQGLAALRAQGQLLDVVLTVNRETFHAHKVVLAACSDYFRAMFTGGMREASQDVIELKGVSARGLRHIIDFAYSAEVTLDLDCVQDVLGAAVFLQMLPVVELCEEFLKAAMSVETCLHIGHMATTFSLASLKESVDAFTFRHFLQIAEEEDFLHLPLERLVFFLQSNRLQSCAEIDLFRAAVRWLQHDPARRLRASHVLCHIRFPLMRPSDLVDNVQTLDIMVEDVLCRQYLLEAFSYQVLPFRQHEMQSSRTAVRSDVPSLVAFGGTPYTDSDRSVSSKVYQLPEPGARHFRELTEMEVGCSHTCVAVLDNFVYVAGGQHLQYRSGEGAVDACYRYDPHLNRWLRLQAMQESRIQFQLNVLCGMVYATGGRNRAGSLASVERYCPRRNEWGYACSLKRRTWGHAGASAGGRLYISGGYGISVEDKKALHCYDPEADQWEFKAPMSEPRVLHAMVGAGGRIYALGGRMDHVDRCFDVLAVEYYVPETDQWTSVTPMRAGQSEAGCCLLDRKIYIVGGYNWRLNNVTGLVQVYNTETDEWERDLHFPESFAGIACAPVLLPRAGARR, from the exons CATGGCTGACAAGAACGGGGCCCTCAAGTGCACCTTCTCGGCCCCTGGCCACAGCACCAGCCTCCTGCAGGGCCTCGCTGCCCTCCGCGCCCAGGGCCAGCTCCTGGACGTCGTGCTCACTGTCAACCGAGAGACCTTCCACGCGCACAAGGTGGTCCTGGCTGCCTGCAGCGACTACTTCAG GGCCATGTTCACGGGTGGCATGCGGGAGGCGAGCCAGGACGTCATTGAGCTGAAGGGCGTGTCGGCCCGCGGCCTGAGGCACATCATCGACTTCGCCTACAGCGCCGAGGTGACCCTGGACCTGGACTGTGTGCAGGACGTGCTGGGCGCCGCCGTGTTCCTGCAGATGCTGCCCGTGGTGGAGCTGTGCGAGGAGTTCCTCAAGGCCGCCATGAGCGTCGAGACCTGTCTGCACATCGGCCACATGGCCACCACCTTCAGCCTGGCCTCGCTCAAGGAGTCAGTGGACGCCTTCACCTTCCGGCACTTCCTGCAGATAGCCGAGGAGGAGGACTTCCTGCACCTGCCGCTCGAGCGCCTGGTCTTTTTCCTGCAGAGCAACCGGCTGCAGAGCTGTGCCGAGATTGACCTGTTCCGGGCGGCCGTGCGCTGGCTGCAGCACGACCCGGCCCGGCGCCTGCGTGCCAGCCACGTGCTCTGCCACATCCGCTTCCCGCTCATGCGGCCCTCGGACCTGGTGGACAACGTGCAGACGCTGGACATCATGGTGGAGGACGTGCTGTGCCGCCAGTACCTGCTGGAGGCTTTCAGCTACCAAGTGCTCCCCTTCCGGCAGCACGAGATGCAGTCGTCACGCACCGCCGTGCGCTCGGACGTGCCCTCGCTGGTGGCCTTCGGCGGCACCCCGTACACGGACAGTGACCGTTCCGTCAGCAGCAAGGTGTACCAGCTGCCCGAGCCGGGTGCCCGCCACTTCCGTGAGCTGACGGAGATGGAGGTGGGCTGCAGCCACACGTGCGTGGCGGTGCTGGACAACTTCGTGTATGTGGCCGGGGGCCAGCACCTGCAGTACCGCAGTGGCGAGGGCGCCGTGGACGCCTGCTACCGCTACGACCCCCACCTCAACCGCTGGCTGCGCCTGCAAGCCATGCAGGAGAGCCGGATCCAGTTCCAGCTGAACGTGCTGTGCGGCATGGTGTACGCCACAGGTGGCCGCAACCGGGCCGGCAGCCTGGCCTCGGTGGAGCGGTACTGCCCGCGGCGCAACGAGTGGGGCTACGCCTGCTCGCTCAAGCGCCGTACATGGGGCCACGCAGGCGCCTCGGCGGGGGGCCGCCTGTACATCTCGGGTGGCTACGGCATCTCGGTGGAGGACAAGAAGGCCCTGCACTGCTACGACCCCGAGGCCGACCAGTGGGAGTTCAAGGCGCCCATGAGCGAGCCCCGAGTGCTCCACGCTATGGTGGGCGCCGGCGGCCGCATCTACGCCCTCGGGGGCCGCATGGACCACGTGGACCGCTGCTTCGACGTGCTGGCCGTGGAGTACTACGTGCCCGAGACGGACCAGTGGACCAGCGTCACCCCCATGCGGGCCGGCCAGTCTGAGGCTGGCTGCTGCCTGCTGGACAGGAAGATCTACATTGTCGGGGGTTACAACTGGCGTCTCAACAACGTGACCGGCCTTGTGCAGGTGTACAACACCGAGACGGACGAGTGGGAGCGCGACCTGCACTTTCCCGAGTCCTTTGCGGGCATCGCCTGTGCCCCCGTGCTGCTGCCCCGGGCCGGGGCCCGCAGGTAG
- the KLHL26 gene encoding kelch-like protein 26 isoform X3, producing the protein MAESGGSGGAGGGGFGAGPGPERPSRAMFTGGMREASQDVIELKGVSARGLRHIIDFAYSAEVTLDLDCVQDVLGAAVFLQMLPVVELCEEFLKAAMSVETCLHIGHMATTFSLASLKESVDAFTFRHFLQIAEEEDFLHLPLERLVFFLQSNRLQSCAEIDLFRAAVRWLQHDPARRLRASHVLCHIRFPLMRPSDLVDNVQTLDIMVEDVLCRQYLLEAFSYQVLPFRQHEMQSSRTAVRSDVPSLVAFGGTPYTDSDRSVSSKVYQLPEPGARHFRELTEMEVGCSHTCVAVLDNFVYVAGGQHLQYRSGEGAVDACYRYDPHLNRWLRLQAMQESRIQFQLNVLCGMVYATGGRNRAGSLASVERYCPRRNEWGYACSLKRRTWGHAGASAGGRLYISGGYGISVEDKKALHCYDPEADQWEFKAPMSEPRVLHAMVGAGGRIYALGGRMDHVDRCFDVLAVEYYVPETDQWTSVTPMRAGQSEAGCCLLDRKIYIVGGYNWRLNNVTGLVQVYNTETDEWERDLHFPESFAGIACAPVLLPRAGARR; encoded by the coding sequence GGCCATGTTCACGGGTGGCATGCGGGAGGCGAGCCAGGACGTCATTGAGCTGAAGGGCGTGTCGGCCCGCGGCCTGAGGCACATCATCGACTTCGCCTACAGCGCCGAGGTGACCCTGGACCTGGACTGTGTGCAGGACGTGCTGGGCGCCGCCGTGTTCCTGCAGATGCTGCCCGTGGTGGAGCTGTGCGAGGAGTTCCTCAAGGCCGCCATGAGCGTCGAGACCTGTCTGCACATCGGCCACATGGCCACCACCTTCAGCCTGGCCTCGCTCAAGGAGTCAGTGGACGCCTTCACCTTCCGGCACTTCCTGCAGATAGCCGAGGAGGAGGACTTCCTGCACCTGCCGCTCGAGCGCCTGGTCTTTTTCCTGCAGAGCAACCGGCTGCAGAGCTGTGCCGAGATTGACCTGTTCCGGGCGGCCGTGCGCTGGCTGCAGCACGACCCGGCCCGGCGCCTGCGTGCCAGCCACGTGCTCTGCCACATCCGCTTCCCGCTCATGCGGCCCTCGGACCTGGTGGACAACGTGCAGACGCTGGACATCATGGTGGAGGACGTGCTGTGCCGCCAGTACCTGCTGGAGGCTTTCAGCTACCAAGTGCTCCCCTTCCGGCAGCACGAGATGCAGTCGTCACGCACCGCCGTGCGCTCGGACGTGCCCTCGCTGGTGGCCTTCGGCGGCACCCCGTACACGGACAGTGACCGTTCCGTCAGCAGCAAGGTGTACCAGCTGCCCGAGCCGGGTGCCCGCCACTTCCGTGAGCTGACGGAGATGGAGGTGGGCTGCAGCCACACGTGCGTGGCGGTGCTGGACAACTTCGTGTATGTGGCCGGGGGCCAGCACCTGCAGTACCGCAGTGGCGAGGGCGCCGTGGACGCCTGCTACCGCTACGACCCCCACCTCAACCGCTGGCTGCGCCTGCAAGCCATGCAGGAGAGCCGGATCCAGTTCCAGCTGAACGTGCTGTGCGGCATGGTGTACGCCACAGGTGGCCGCAACCGGGCCGGCAGCCTGGCCTCGGTGGAGCGGTACTGCCCGCGGCGCAACGAGTGGGGCTACGCCTGCTCGCTCAAGCGCCGTACATGGGGCCACGCAGGCGCCTCGGCGGGGGGCCGCCTGTACATCTCGGGTGGCTACGGCATCTCGGTGGAGGACAAGAAGGCCCTGCACTGCTACGACCCCGAGGCCGACCAGTGGGAGTTCAAGGCGCCCATGAGCGAGCCCCGAGTGCTCCACGCTATGGTGGGCGCCGGCGGCCGCATCTACGCCCTCGGGGGCCGCATGGACCACGTGGACCGCTGCTTCGACGTGCTGGCCGTGGAGTACTACGTGCCCGAGACGGACCAGTGGACCAGCGTCACCCCCATGCGGGCCGGCCAGTCTGAGGCTGGCTGCTGCCTGCTGGACAGGAAGATCTACATTGTCGGGGGTTACAACTGGCGTCTCAACAACGTGACCGGCCTTGTGCAGGTGTACAACACCGAGACGGACGAGTGGGAGCGCGACCTGCACTTTCCCGAGTCCTTTGCGGGCATCGCCTGTGCCCCCGTGCTGCTGCCCCGGGCCGGGGCCCGCAGGTAG
- the KLHL26 gene encoding kelch-like protein 26 isoform X1: MESVRAPPPPRPASGQVAVTTGTQVRLPLLRDGFWQLHFHPGQLPAKPAQGPWVESRWLHGLSAACPPLLPHSMADKNGALKCTFSAPGHSTSLLQGLAALRAQGQLLDVVLTVNRETFHAHKVVLAACSDYFRAMFTGGMREASQDVIELKGVSARGLRHIIDFAYSAEVTLDLDCVQDVLGAAVFLQMLPVVELCEEFLKAAMSVETCLHIGHMATTFSLASLKESVDAFTFRHFLQIAEEEDFLHLPLERLVFFLQSNRLQSCAEIDLFRAAVRWLQHDPARRLRASHVLCHIRFPLMRPSDLVDNVQTLDIMVEDVLCRQYLLEAFSYQVLPFRQHEMQSSRTAVRSDVPSLVAFGGTPYTDSDRSVSSKVYQLPEPGARHFRELTEMEVGCSHTCVAVLDNFVYVAGGQHLQYRSGEGAVDACYRYDPHLNRWLRLQAMQESRIQFQLNVLCGMVYATGGRNRAGSLASVERYCPRRNEWGYACSLKRRTWGHAGASAGGRLYISGGYGISVEDKKALHCYDPEADQWEFKAPMSEPRVLHAMVGAGGRIYALGGRMDHVDRCFDVLAVEYYVPETDQWTSVTPMRAGQSEAGCCLLDRKIYIVGGYNWRLNNVTGLVQVYNTETDEWERDLHFPESFAGIACAPVLLPRAGARR, translated from the exons ATGGAGTCTGTACGTGCACCTCCCCCGCCAAGGCCAGCCAGCGGGCAGGTGGCAGTCACCACTGGGACCCAGGTCCGGCTTCCGCTGCTCAGGGATGGGTTCTGGCAACTTCACTTCCACCCAGGGCAGCTTCCTGCCAAGCCTGCTCAGGGcccctgggtggagagcagaTGGCTCCATGGCCTCTCAGCTGCCTGCCCACCTCTGCTCCCCCACAGCATGGCTGACAAGAACGGGGCCCTCAAGTGCACCTTCTCGGCCCCTGGCCACAGCACCAGCCTCCTGCAGGGCCTCGCTGCCCTCCGCGCCCAGGGCCAGCTCCTGGACGTCGTGCTCACTGTCAACCGAGAGACCTTCCACGCGCACAAGGTGGTCCTGGCTGCCTGCAGCGACTACTTCAG GGCCATGTTCACGGGTGGCATGCGGGAGGCGAGCCAGGACGTCATTGAGCTGAAGGGCGTGTCGGCCCGCGGCCTGAGGCACATCATCGACTTCGCCTACAGCGCCGAGGTGACCCTGGACCTGGACTGTGTGCAGGACGTGCTGGGCGCCGCCGTGTTCCTGCAGATGCTGCCCGTGGTGGAGCTGTGCGAGGAGTTCCTCAAGGCCGCCATGAGCGTCGAGACCTGTCTGCACATCGGCCACATGGCCACCACCTTCAGCCTGGCCTCGCTCAAGGAGTCAGTGGACGCCTTCACCTTCCGGCACTTCCTGCAGATAGCCGAGGAGGAGGACTTCCTGCACCTGCCGCTCGAGCGCCTGGTCTTTTTCCTGCAGAGCAACCGGCTGCAGAGCTGTGCCGAGATTGACCTGTTCCGGGCGGCCGTGCGCTGGCTGCAGCACGACCCGGCCCGGCGCCTGCGTGCCAGCCACGTGCTCTGCCACATCCGCTTCCCGCTCATGCGGCCCTCGGACCTGGTGGACAACGTGCAGACGCTGGACATCATGGTGGAGGACGTGCTGTGCCGCCAGTACCTGCTGGAGGCTTTCAGCTACCAAGTGCTCCCCTTCCGGCAGCACGAGATGCAGTCGTCACGCACCGCCGTGCGCTCGGACGTGCCCTCGCTGGTGGCCTTCGGCGGCACCCCGTACACGGACAGTGACCGTTCCGTCAGCAGCAAGGTGTACCAGCTGCCCGAGCCGGGTGCCCGCCACTTCCGTGAGCTGACGGAGATGGAGGTGGGCTGCAGCCACACGTGCGTGGCGGTGCTGGACAACTTCGTGTATGTGGCCGGGGGCCAGCACCTGCAGTACCGCAGTGGCGAGGGCGCCGTGGACGCCTGCTACCGCTACGACCCCCACCTCAACCGCTGGCTGCGCCTGCAAGCCATGCAGGAGAGCCGGATCCAGTTCCAGCTGAACGTGCTGTGCGGCATGGTGTACGCCACAGGTGGCCGCAACCGGGCCGGCAGCCTGGCCTCGGTGGAGCGGTACTGCCCGCGGCGCAACGAGTGGGGCTACGCCTGCTCGCTCAAGCGCCGTACATGGGGCCACGCAGGCGCCTCGGCGGGGGGCCGCCTGTACATCTCGGGTGGCTACGGCATCTCGGTGGAGGACAAGAAGGCCCTGCACTGCTACGACCCCGAGGCCGACCAGTGGGAGTTCAAGGCGCCCATGAGCGAGCCCCGAGTGCTCCACGCTATGGTGGGCGCCGGCGGCCGCATCTACGCCCTCGGGGGCCGCATGGACCACGTGGACCGCTGCTTCGACGTGCTGGCCGTGGAGTACTACGTGCCCGAGACGGACCAGTGGACCAGCGTCACCCCCATGCGGGCCGGCCAGTCTGAGGCTGGCTGCTGCCTGCTGGACAGGAAGATCTACATTGTCGGGGGTTACAACTGGCGTCTCAACAACGTGACCGGCCTTGTGCAGGTGTACAACACCGAGACGGACGAGTGGGAGCGCGACCTGCACTTTCCCGAGTCCTTTGCGGGCATCGCCTGTGCCCCCGTGCTGCTGCCCCGGGCCGGGGCCCGCAGGTAG